One window of the Halobacillus litoralis genome contains the following:
- a CDS encoding putative glycoside hydrolase, translated as MGKKQLWMLVFTGILLFGMALPLHNVKAEEGEATKDAGIMTKKQLGLKELVIPSPAARFTYNSGLNFEYPEAVRGIYVTGPSAGGAKMAELTKLVENTELNAMVIDIKEDHGNITFEPEEGSPYANVAEPFIDDPRAMLEELEAKGIYPIARVVVFKDTLLAEKRPDLSFTKNGQVWKNGKGEAFVSPFSEEVWEYNVELAKIAAEMGFEEIQYDYVRFPEGFDSRDDVLEYDQGKYADLEKNNVQKRVQAVTDFVEYARNELEYYGVDVSVDIFGYAATIPEAPNIGQNFSKISSNVDVISSMIYPSHWGPYFGITKPDTEPYRLIDEYAKVENEVLNKLENKPTSRPWLQDFEAPWLYSGATKQYGKAEVEAQIRALNENDINEFLLWNAGNNYTKNVDYTPMN; from the coding sequence ATGGGGAAAAAACAACTTTGGATGCTGGTCTTCACTGGTATTCTCCTTTTTGGTATGGCACTACCATTACATAATGTTAAAGCTGAAGAAGGAGAAGCAACGAAAGATGCAGGAATCATGACGAAGAAGCAACTGGGACTTAAGGAGTTGGTAATTCCGAGCCCGGCTGCTCGTTTTACTTATAATTCCGGACTGAACTTCGAATACCCGGAGGCTGTCAGAGGAATTTATGTCACCGGTCCATCAGCTGGCGGAGCTAAAATGGCCGAATTGACAAAGCTTGTAGAAAATACAGAGCTTAATGCGATGGTGATTGACATTAAAGAAGATCATGGAAACATTACATTTGAGCCGGAAGAGGGTTCTCCTTACGCTAATGTAGCTGAACCGTTCATTGATGATCCGCGTGCGATGCTGGAAGAATTAGAAGCGAAAGGAATTTATCCTATCGCTCGTGTAGTTGTCTTCAAAGATACTCTTCTAGCTGAAAAGCGACCTGATCTTTCTTTTACGAAAAATGGCCAGGTATGGAAAAATGGCAAAGGAGAAGCTTTTGTCAGTCCATTTTCGGAAGAAGTTTGGGAGTATAATGTAGAACTTGCAAAGATAGCAGCGGAAATGGGATTTGAAGAGATCCAGTATGACTATGTCCGCTTCCCGGAAGGCTTTGACAGCCGTGATGACGTCTTGGAATATGACCAGGGCAAATATGCAGACTTAGAAAAGAATAATGTACAAAAGCGTGTCCAAGCGGTTACGGATTTCGTAGAGTATGCTCGGAATGAGCTGGAGTATTATGGGGTGGATGTTTCTGTAGATATCTTCGGATATGCCGCAACAATTCCTGAAGCTCCGAACATCGGGCAGAACTTCTCGAAGATTTCTTCGAATGTCGATGTCATTTCCTCTATGATTTATCCAAGTCATTGGGGGCCATATTTCGGAATTACAAAACCGGATACAGAGCCATACCGTCTTATTGATGAGTATGCGAAGGTAGAGAATGAAGTATTGAATAAGCTTGAGAATAAACCGACTTCCCGTCCCTGGTTACAGGATTTTGAAGCACCATGGCTTTACTCGGGTGCTACCAAACAGTATGGGAAAGCAGAAGTAGAAGCTCAAATTCGTGCTTTGAATGAGAATGATATCAATGAATTCCTTCTTTGGAACGCTGGAAATAATTATACGAAGAATGTTGATTATACACCGATGAATTAA
- a CDS encoding competence protein CoiA, whose translation MLYALNTEGKLQSLYQMSKQEISAIKRQMFRCPTCNEPLQVRAGLKVIPHFSHPPKSDCASMKKGESLEHETGKWALYEWLFEQGYEVHLEPYIEEIQQRADVLMKHNGKKLALEYQCSTIPIREVRKRTAAYKKIEVFPLWILGMKHFQRSGPEQILLNDFIRSFLYFWHNSYHLLFFDTSSKRIIRVSHIRSIGMRQNYGSIHSIPISEALFPNFFFQTTLQIH comes from the coding sequence GTGTTGTATGCTCTTAATACCGAAGGAAAATTACAGTCCCTATATCAAATGTCTAAGCAGGAGATTTCAGCTATCAAACGGCAAATGTTTCGTTGCCCTACATGCAATGAACCGCTGCAAGTCCGGGCGGGTTTGAAGGTGATTCCTCATTTTTCCCATCCTCCCAAAAGTGATTGTGCATCTATGAAAAAGGGAGAAAGCTTAGAGCATGAAACAGGGAAATGGGCGTTATACGAATGGCTTTTCGAACAAGGATACGAGGTTCATCTGGAGCCTTATATTGAAGAGATCCAACAAAGAGCTGATGTTTTGATGAAGCATAATGGTAAGAAGCTTGCCCTTGAATATCAATGTTCTACCATCCCTATCCGTGAAGTGCGCAAAAGGACAGCAGCCTACAAGAAAATAGAAGTCTTCCCTTTATGGATCCTCGGTATGAAACACTTCCAGCGATCCGGCCCCGAACAAATTCTCCTCAATGATTTCATCCGTTCCTTTCTTTACTTCTGGCACAATAGTTATCACCTGCTGTTTTTTGATACCTCCTCTAAAAGAATAATCCGCGTGTCACATATAAGAAGCATAGGTATGCGTCAAAATTATGGTTCCATTCACTCTATACCGATAAGTGAAGCATTATTCCCCAATTTTTTTTTCCAGACAACTCTTCAGATACATTAA
- a CDS encoding GNAT family N-acetyltransferase, with amino-acid sequence MNWYEKLNEYFPVEEMKSKEHMEALLKEKGDVYYKDEGEHHVLMYAEFDAFIFIDYVYVSTASRGQGLGHKLIEKMKAKGKPIILEVEPVDYEDSDSEKRLRFYQREGFKHALSIGYTRRSVVTNEMNTMEILFWSPEDASEEQIYEQMKEMYTEIHTYKDEQFYGKSYQPVDEVLSRDEDRDDTEDILNELDKIKNS; translated from the coding sequence ATGAATTGGTATGAGAAGTTGAACGAGTACTTTCCTGTAGAGGAAATGAAATCAAAAGAACACATGGAAGCACTATTGAAAGAGAAAGGTGACGTATATTATAAGGATGAAGGCGAACATCATGTATTAATGTATGCGGAGTTCGATGCTTTCATTTTCATTGATTATGTATACGTTTCCACTGCTTCACGTGGTCAGGGACTTGGTCATAAACTCATTGAAAAAATGAAGGCGAAAGGAAAACCGATCATCCTTGAAGTAGAGCCGGTCGACTATGAAGATTCGGACTCTGAAAAACGGCTGCGCTTCTATCAGCGTGAAGGCTTCAAGCATGCACTTTCCATCGGCTACACGAGACGATCTGTTGTAACGAATGAAATGAATACGATGGAGATTCTTTTTTGGTCACCAGAGGATGCTTCTGAAGAACAAATTTATGAACAAATGAAAGAGATGTATACGGAAATCCACACCTATAAAGATGAACAATTTTATGGAAAGTCCTATCAGCCTGTCGACGAGGTGCTCTCAAGGGATGAAGATCGTGATGATACCGAAGACATCCTGAACGAATTGGATAAAATAAAAAATTCTTAA
- the pepF gene encoding oligoendopeptidase F: protein MSSTKELPKREEVPVEKTWDLESMFATDEAWYQELEETKELLPELEKYQGKLGESAEQLYELLSFQDKISNKIGLLYTYAHMRNDQDTTNSHYQELNAKAESLYTKIASAMSFVVPEILALPEGKVKSFIESYEPLELYEHTLDEITRQRAHVLSEKEEKLLAGFSEIGSNPSQTFGALNNADITFPTIKNEKGEEVDLTHGRYINFLKSDDREVRKEAFKAMYDTFGSFKNTFASTLSGHVKKNNFNATVRKYDRARQAKLDNNNIPESVYDNLIDAVNDRLSLLHRYVELRKEVLELDEVHMYDLYTPLVKEAEMEVTYEEAQELVVKGLKPLGEEYVNLLNEGFENRWIDVVENKGKRSGAYSSGHYGTNPYILMNWQDNVNNLFTLAHELGHSLHSHYTHENQPYRYGNYSIFVAEVASTCNEALLNDHMLKNTNSDKEKLYLLNNFLEGFRGTVFRQTMFAEFEHEIHVQAQNGEALTADKLTELYYDLNKKYFGENIVVDDEIGLEWARIPHFYMGYYVYQYSTGYAAAQALAGQILEEGDPAVERYKSFLKAGSSDYPIEVLKRAGVDMTSKDPILAALDVFEEKLDEMEALLKK, encoded by the coding sequence ATGTCGTCTACGAAAGAACTGCCAAAAAGAGAAGAGGTACCTGTAGAAAAGACGTGGGATCTGGAGTCCATGTTTGCTACAGATGAAGCTTGGTATCAAGAATTAGAAGAAACGAAGGAGTTGCTTCCTGAATTAGAAAAATATCAGGGGAAATTGGGCGAATCTGCCGAGCAACTTTATGAGCTTCTTTCTTTTCAAGATAAAATATCTAATAAAATCGGTTTGCTTTATACTTATGCACATATGCGTAATGACCAGGACACGACCAATTCCCATTACCAGGAATTGAATGCGAAAGCGGAATCGTTGTACACGAAAATCGCTTCGGCAATGAGTTTTGTCGTACCTGAAATTCTTGCGCTTCCTGAAGGAAAAGTGAAAAGCTTCATTGAGTCGTATGAACCTCTTGAACTCTATGAACACACACTTGATGAAATTACACGCCAGCGTGCACACGTCCTGAGTGAAAAAGAGGAAAAACTTCTTGCGGGATTCTCAGAGATTGGTTCGAATCCTTCTCAGACATTCGGCGCTTTGAATAATGCTGATATTACTTTCCCGACAATTAAAAACGAAAAAGGGGAAGAAGTGGATCTGACCCATGGCCGTTACATCAACTTTTTGAAATCTGATGATCGTGAAGTTCGCAAGGAAGCATTCAAAGCTATGTACGATACATTCGGTTCGTTCAAAAACACGTTTGCATCAACGCTGAGCGGCCATGTAAAGAAAAATAATTTCAATGCGACAGTAAGAAAGTACGACAGGGCGCGCCAAGCCAAGCTGGACAATAATAACATTCCAGAGTCGGTTTATGACAACTTGATCGATGCTGTAAATGATCGCTTGTCCCTTTTGCATCGCTATGTAGAGTTGCGTAAGGAAGTATTAGAGCTTGATGAAGTCCATATGTACGACCTTTACACACCACTAGTGAAAGAAGCTGAGATGGAAGTAACTTATGAAGAGGCGCAGGAGCTCGTCGTGAAAGGTTTAAAGCCACTTGGTGAAGAGTATGTGAACCTACTGAATGAGGGCTTTGAAAACCGCTGGATTGATGTAGTGGAAAACAAAGGAAAGAGAAGCGGTGCGTATTCTTCCGGACATTATGGCACGAATCCTTATATCCTAATGAATTGGCAGGATAACGTCAACAATTTATTCACCCTTGCCCATGAGCTCGGGCATTCGCTGCATAGTCACTATACTCATGAAAACCAGCCCTATCGCTACGGTAACTATTCAATTTTCGTTGCTGAAGTGGCTTCCACTTGTAATGAGGCCCTGTTGAATGATCATATGCTGAAAAACACCAACAGTGATAAAGAGAAACTTTATCTGCTCAATAACTTTTTGGAAGGATTCCGCGGCACTGTCTTCCGTCAGACGATGTTCGCTGAATTCGAGCATGAAATCCATGTCCAGGCCCAGAACGGTGAAGCGTTAACCGCCGATAAACTGACTGAACTCTACTACGACCTTAACAAGAAATATTTCGGCGAGAATATCGTGGTGGATGATGAAATCGGGCTTGAATGGGCGAGAATCCCACACTTCTACATGGGCTACTATGTTTATCAGTATTCCACAGGGTACGCGGCGGCTCAAGCTTTAGCCGGGCAAATCCTTGAAGAAGGCGATCCTGCTGTGGAACGTTATAAAAGTTTCTTGAAAGCGGGGAGCAGTGATTACCCGATTGAAGTATTGAAGCGGGCTGGTGTCGATATGACATCAAAAGATCCAATCCTGGCTGCTCTGGATGTGTTTGAGGAGAAACTGGATGAAATGGAAGCCTTGTTGAAAAAATAA
- a CDS encoding globin, whose product MPQRDTIFDEIGKEKIDELVEAFYKRVSKHPDLIPIFPDDFTETIRKQKQFLTQFFGGPPLYIEEHGHPMLRARHLPFKITPTRRDAWLSCMSGAMTEVEIEEPYRSYMFERLTMTANHMMNTPEDEKGESM is encoded by the coding sequence ATGCCACAACGAGATACGATTTTCGATGAAATCGGAAAAGAAAAAATCGATGAACTTGTAGAAGCTTTTTATAAACGAGTAAGCAAACATCCGGATTTGATTCCGATTTTCCCCGATGATTTCACAGAAACAATCCGCAAACAAAAACAATTCTTAACGCAATTTTTCGGTGGTCCCCCACTGTATATCGAAGAACATGGACACCCGATGTTGCGGGCAAGGCATCTGCCTTTCAAAATTACACCCACGAGAAGAGATGCTTGGCTGTCGTGCATGTCAGGGGCTATGACCGAAGTGGAGATCGAAGAACCTTATAGATCTTACATGTTTGAGCGCTTGACGATGACAGCGAATCATATGATGAATACACCAGAGGATGAGAAAGGAGAATCGATGTGA
- a CDS encoding ClpXP adapter SpxH family protein, with product MSWNSLSSDKETNGTASGFFNILKRPIEIYVFIDPLCPECWSLEPFLKKLTIEYGRFFTIRPIISGKLASLHQNKMKKPENLKEAWDKTGSRTGMCCDGDVWLENPVSSPLATSLAVKAAELQGKKAGMRFLRKVQEYVFLEKQNISDEAVLIECAEKSRLDVKEFKNDLHSDAARRALQCDLKLAHEMEVDSTPTLVIFNESEEDAGLKITGSYSYEVYVKVLKEMLQKDPKPGIKPALEDFLHHYRFVANKEIAVVYDWTEQEAKREMKKLVLKQKVKEVPVKHGAFWQYIES from the coding sequence GTGAGTTGGAACAGCTTGAGCAGTGACAAAGAGACAAACGGTACAGCCAGCGGTTTCTTTAATATATTGAAAAGACCGATTGAGATTTACGTTTTCATCGATCCCCTCTGTCCCGAATGTTGGTCACTTGAACCTTTTCTCAAAAAGCTCACGATCGAATATGGACGCTTCTTTACCATCCGCCCGATTATCAGCGGTAAATTAGCCTCTCTGCACCAGAATAAAATGAAAAAGCCTGAAAACCTGAAAGAAGCTTGGGATAAAACAGGTTCCCGTACCGGCATGTGCTGTGACGGGGATGTCTGGCTGGAAAACCCTGTCTCTTCCCCTCTTGCAACCTCTCTCGCTGTCAAAGCAGCAGAACTGCAGGGGAAAAAAGCAGGCATGCGTTTTCTTCGCAAAGTCCAGGAATATGTTTTCCTTGAGAAACAAAATATCTCTGATGAAGCTGTCCTGATTGAATGTGCTGAAAAAAGTCGTCTTGATGTGAAGGAATTCAAAAATGACCTTCATTCAGATGCTGCCCGCCGCGCTTTACAGTGTGATTTGAAATTGGCCCATGAAATGGAAGTGGACTCTACCCCGACTCTGGTCATTTTTAATGAATCCGAAGAAGACGCAGGGCTTAAAATCACCGGTTCTTATTCTTACGAGGTCTATGTGAAAGTGTTGAAAGAAATGCTGCAAAAAGATCCAAAGCCTGGAATCAAACCCGCTTTGGAGGATTTCTTGCACCACTATCGCTTTGTCGCCAATAAAGAGATTGCCGTCGTCTACGACTGGACAGAACAAGAAGCTAAACGGGAAATGAAAAAGCTGGTTTTGAAGCAAAAGGTCAAAGAAGTCCCCGTGAAACACGGAGCCTTTTGGCAATATATCGAATCATGA
- the mecA gene encoding adaptor protein MecA: MEIERINENTVKFYVTYQDVEQRGFDREEIWYNRERSEQLFWEMMDEVNDQENFQADGPLWIQVQAMDKGLEVIVTKAQVSQDGQKLELPDEEGKAIDVPVDEKLESLLDDKFHDSEEKSKDDDDEGQEESDEPLTFTLKFNDFEDIIQLSHYVSPEDSMEQRLFHFEDRYYLYIQFTDEDMSDEVQENILSQLMEYGHESSLTIHRLEEYGKVIFAEQALTSVKEYFPVE, from the coding sequence ATGGAAATCGAAAGAATAAATGAAAACACTGTTAAATTTTACGTAACATATCAAGATGTAGAACAACGAGGCTTTGACAGAGAAGAAATTTGGTATAATCGTGAACGCAGCGAACAGCTTTTCTGGGAAATGATGGATGAAGTCAACGACCAGGAAAACTTTCAGGCGGATGGACCGCTATGGATTCAAGTTCAAGCGATGGATAAAGGACTGGAAGTTATAGTCACGAAAGCACAGGTTTCCCAAGACGGTCAAAAGCTTGAACTGCCGGATGAAGAAGGTAAGGCAATTGATGTACCAGTAGATGAGAAACTGGAATCACTGCTTGACGATAAATTCCATGATTCTGAAGAAAAATCCAAAGATGACGATGATGAGGGTCAGGAGGAGTCAGACGAACCGTTGACGTTTACACTTAAATTCAATGATTTCGAAGACATTATTCAACTTAGTCACTATGTTTCACCTGAGGACTCCATGGAACAGCGCTTATTCCATTTCGAAGATCGATACTATTTATATATTCAGTTCACTGATGAAGATATGAGTGATGAAGTACAAGAAAATATTCTTAGTCAATTGATGGAATACGGGCATGAATCTTCTTTAACGATTCACCGTTTGGAAGAATATGGTAAAGTGATCTTTGCTGAACAAGCTTTAACTTCTGTGAAAGAATATTTCCCCGTTGAGTAA
- a CDS encoding GTP pyrophosphokinase, which translates to MNWDIFIAPYTQVVEELKIKLKGMRRQFEYEEEHSPIEFVTGRVKPKSSIIEKARRKAINPENIEDELQDIAGVRVVCQFVDDIYAVADMLKNRHDFEVVEEKDYVSRKKDSGYRSFHVIIRYPVETIHGEKHVLAEIQIRTLAMNFWATNEHSLNYKYSGKIPTEIQSRLKRAGEAAFQLDEEMSKIKNEIQEAQKAFLRREEKKKNPKKP; encoded by the coding sequence ATGAATTGGGATATATTTATAGCACCTTATACACAAGTGGTAGAGGAATTGAAAATCAAATTGAAGGGGATGCGCCGTCAGTTCGAATACGAAGAGGAGCATTCCCCGATCGAGTTCGTTACCGGGAGAGTCAAGCCGAAGTCGAGCATCATAGAAAAAGCAAGACGTAAGGCGATCAATCCTGAGAACATTGAAGATGAATTGCAGGATATCGCTGGAGTGAGAGTGGTCTGTCAATTTGTAGATGATATTTATGCGGTTGCAGATATGCTCAAAAACCGGCACGATTTTGAAGTGGTCGAGGAAAAGGATTATGTTTCACGGAAAAAAGATAGCGGTTACAGGTCTTTTCATGTAATTATCCGTTATCCTGTCGAAACCATCCATGGTGAGAAACATGTCCTCGCCGAAATTCAAATCCGTACTTTAGCCATGAATTTCTGGGCGACCAATGAACATTCGTTAAACTACAAATATTCGGGTAAAATACCAACAGAGATACAATCACGTTTGAAACGGGCGGGAGAAGCCGCTTTCCAGCTGGATGAAGAAATGTCAAAAATCAAAAACGAAATCCAGGAAGCCCAAAAAGCTTTTCTAAGACGTGAAGAAAAAAAGAAAAACCCAAAAAAACCGTAG
- a CDS encoding CYTH domain-containing protein: MSQEIEIEFKNLLTEVEYDRIYQFLPFKSVELIEQTNYYFEAGDLKLKSHGAALRIRKKNDQWTLTLKQPHEDGLLETHDSLTEEEANLWIQNKMMVKTNVFKQLHELGISIEDLHYLGSLTTRRKEVEYQQTTVVLDHSLYYDKEDYELEVEASSQTAGKKVIREILEACNIPERETDNKIKRFYKAKVQSE; encoded by the coding sequence ATGTCTCAGGAGATCGAAATCGAATTCAAAAATTTACTGACTGAGGTTGAGTATGATCGGATTTATCAATTTTTACCATTCAAATCAGTTGAACTTATTGAACAAACCAATTATTATTTTGAAGCAGGTGATTTGAAACTGAAATCCCATGGGGCCGCATTAAGAATCCGCAAGAAAAATGATCAATGGACGTTGACTTTAAAGCAGCCTCATGAAGACGGCCTGTTAGAAACACATGATTCATTAACAGAAGAAGAAGCGAATCTTTGGATCCAGAACAAAATGATGGTGAAAACCAATGTCTTCAAACAACTTCATGAGCTGGGAATCTCCATTGAAGACCTTCATTATTTAGGTTCATTGACCACAAGACGAAAAGAGGTTGAATATCAACAAACTACTGTCGTCCTCGATCACAGCCTTTATTATGATAAAGAAGATTACGAATTAGAAGTAGAAGCAAGCTCGCAAACGGCAGGGAAAAAAGTCATCAGAGAAATTCTTGAAGCATGCAATATTCCTGAACGAGAGACAGATAATAAGATCAAACGCTTCTATAAAGCGAAGGTACAATCAGAATAG
- the spxA gene encoding transcriptional regulator SpxA — MVTLYTSPSCTSCRKAKAWLEEHDIPYTERNIFSEPLTLDEIKEILRMTEDGTEEIISTRSKVFQKLKVDFDQLPMQDLFDLIQENPGLLRRPIIIDDKRLQVGYNEDEIRRFLPRSVRTFQLKEAQRLVN; from the coding sequence ATGGTCACACTTTATACCTCACCAAGTTGTACATCATGTCGAAAAGCAAAAGCTTGGCTTGAAGAGCACGATATACCTTACACAGAACGCAATATATTTTCTGAGCCATTAACGTTGGATGAGATCAAAGAAATCCTTCGCATGACAGAGGATGGAACTGAAGAAATCATTTCCACACGTTCAAAAGTATTCCAAAAGTTGAAAGTGGACTTCGATCAGCTGCCAATGCAGGACCTTTTCGATTTGATTCAAGAGAATCCTGGTTTGCTCCGCCGTCCAATCATCATTGATGATAAACGTTTGCAGGTAGGATATAACGAAGATGAGATTCGGCGTTTCTTACCGCGAAGTGTACGCACCTTCCAGTTGAAGGAAGCGCAGCGTCTGGTCAATTAA
- a CDS encoding NAD kinase: MKFSILSKGDKKSNEIRSKIKNYLTEFQLEYNEDEPDLAISVGGDGTLLEAFHTYVHRLDKTAFIGIHTGHLGFYADWMPEELEKLIIEIAKTPFQVVEYPLLEVTIRPKSGGEEDRYLALNECTIKTSEGSVVMDIEIKGDHFETFRGDGLCVSTPSGSTAYNKALGGAILHPSLEAFQVAEMASINNRVFRTIGSPLILPSHHTCMFKPKHDRSFLFTIDHITRTYSDVKSIQCRVAEEKVRFARFRPFPFWKRVHDSFVADDYTD; this comes from the coding sequence ATGAAGTTCTCGATCTTATCTAAAGGTGACAAAAAATCGAATGAAATACGTTCCAAAATCAAGAATTACTTGACTGAATTCCAATTGGAATACAACGAGGATGAACCTGACTTAGCTATTTCGGTCGGAGGCGATGGAACTTTATTGGAAGCCTTTCATACGTATGTCCATCGTTTAGACAAAACCGCCTTCATCGGAATCCATACCGGTCACCTCGGCTTCTATGCCGACTGGATGCCAGAAGAGTTAGAAAAACTGATTATTGAAATCGCAAAAACTCCTTTCCAAGTCGTTGAGTATCCACTGCTTGAAGTGACCATCAGACCGAAGAGTGGAGGAGAAGAAGATCGTTACTTAGCCCTTAACGAATGTACGATCAAAACATCGGAAGGATCTGTCGTCATGGATATTGAAATCAAAGGCGATCACTTTGAAACGTTCAGAGGTGACGGTTTATGCGTATCCACCCCGTCTGGTAGTACAGCTTATAATAAAGCACTTGGCGGAGCGATTCTCCATCCTTCACTTGAGGCTTTCCAGGTGGCTGAAATGGCATCGATCAACAATCGGGTTTTCCGTACCATCGGTTCACCACTCATTTTGCCGAGCCATCATACATGCATGTTTAAACCGAAACACGACCGCAGCTTTTTGTTCACGATTGACCACATCACACGCACCTACAGTGATGTCAAGTCGATCCAATGCCGTGTAGCTGAAGAAAAAGTCCGATTTGCCAGGTTCAGGCCGTTCCCATTTTGGAAACGTGTCCACGATTCTTTCGTTGCAGATGACTACACTGACTGA
- a CDS encoding RluA family pseudouridine synthase — protein MTTLTEARKTWRVSHAFHGRSIKDFLLEVAEFSRQIYKKVRMGGQVLVNGEECELRDLLRAGDLLTVIFPEEERGRIDPAEGPLAIVYEDEDVLVVDKPSGLPAVPPFDHSTPSLASYLLHYYVQRKYPFTVHIVTRLDRDTSGLMLVAKHTYSHMLLTKELKKVERRYQAIVEGNMELEKGKIDEPIAREVDSIIKRKVAEDGRPSQTLFQIEKQLKDYTWIRLQLLTGRTHQVRVHMSYLDHPLAGDTLYGGKEVEGIAGQALHCDQLHFFHPWTKKRMTIVSDPPAAWNVFSEIKA, from the coding sequence ATGACTACACTGACTGAAGCCAGGAAAACATGGCGGGTATCTCATGCTTTTCATGGTCGATCAATCAAAGATTTTCTTCTGGAAGTGGCCGAGTTCTCACGGCAAATTTACAAGAAAGTCCGAATGGGCGGTCAGGTGCTTGTCAACGGCGAAGAATGCGAATTACGGGATCTGTTACGAGCAGGTGACCTTCTCACTGTCATCTTTCCTGAAGAAGAAAGAGGGAGGATCGACCCTGCAGAGGGGCCATTGGCAATCGTTTATGAAGACGAGGATGTTCTGGTTGTTGATAAACCTTCAGGACTTCCTGCCGTGCCTCCTTTTGACCATTCGACACCTTCCCTTGCCAGCTATTTGCTTCATTACTATGTGCAAAGAAAATACCCTTTCACTGTGCACATTGTCACCCGGCTCGACCGGGATACCTCTGGTTTAATGCTGGTCGCAAAACATACGTATAGCCATATGTTGCTGACTAAAGAATTGAAAAAGGTGGAACGGCGGTATCAGGCGATCGTCGAAGGGAACATGGAATTGGAAAAAGGAAAAATCGATGAACCGATCGCAAGGGAAGTGGACTCGATCATAAAGCGGAAGGTAGCTGAAGATGGCAGACCTTCACAAACCTTATTCCAAATTGAGAAACAACTGAAGGACTATACATGGATCAGGTTGCAATTGCTTACAGGGCGTACACATCAGGTCCGTGTCCATATGTCTTATCTAGATCACCCGTTGGCAGGTGATACACTCTATGGTGGGAAAGAAGTAGAGGGCATTGCAGGACAAGCTCTTCATTGCGACCAGCTTCATTTCTTTCACCCGTGGACTAAAAAGAGGATGACTATTGTATCTGATCCCCCGGCAGCGTGGAATGTTTTCAGCGAGATAAAAGCTTGA
- a CDS encoding TerC family protein → MNWDLLEPLLIIISIDIILGGDNAVVIALASRNLPPEQRNKAIILGTGLAIAARVLLTMVALYLLQIPFLQLVGGLLLFYIAMKLLTDNVETENIKAGDSLAIAVKTIVFADIVMGFDNVLAIAGASHNNIILVIIGLLVSVPIIVWGSRIILVLMDKFPLLIYFGAGILAYTAAEMIMEDRYFFQYIEDYPFIHQWFSVVMVIVVITLGYLFNKKKGTAL, encoded by the coding sequence ATGAATTGGGACTTGCTTGAGCCATTACTCATCATCATCAGTATTGATATCATTCTAGGGGGAGATAATGCCGTTGTCATTGCCCTGGCCAGCCGCAATTTACCTCCTGAGCAGAGAAACAAAGCGATTATTCTCGGGACAGGTCTGGCAATTGCAGCAAGAGTTCTGTTGACGATGGTTGCTCTTTATCTTCTCCAAATTCCGTTCCTTCAATTAGTCGGTGGACTACTTCTTTTCTATATCGCGATGAAACTGCTGACAGACAACGTTGAAACAGAAAACATTAAAGCAGGTGACAGCTTAGCCATTGCAGTAAAAACCATTGTGTTCGCTGACATCGTAATGGGTTTCGATAACGTGTTAGCCATCGCTGGAGCCTCTCATAACAATATCATCCTTGTCATCATCGGATTGCTCGTGTCCGTACCGATTATTGTCTGGGGCAGTCGTATCATCCTTGTACTCATGGACAAGTTTCCGCTTCTCATCTATTTCGGAGCAGGAATCTTAGCCTATACAGCAGCGGAAATGATCATGGAAGATCGCTACTTCTTTCAGTATATAGAGGACTACCCTTTCATCCATCAGTGGTTCTCAGTTGTAATGGTAATCGTAGTCATTACATTAGGTTATTTATTTAATAAGAAAAAAGGCACGGCGTTATAA